GGATCAAGATTCCAGGCGGATTGCAAGATTCACCTTGATACCGGTGTGGTGCTACACGCCACCGGCGAAGCGCAGGACCCGCAGCCGGCGTTCGATGCCGCCGCAGAGCGGGTTGAAAAGCGCCTGCGCCGCTACAAGCGGCGTCTCAAGGATCATTATGCCAACGCCCAGCAGAACCAGACCCAGCTTCACTATGCAGTTGTGGATTCCTCTGGTGATGACGCCGAAGAAGTGCCTGAAGATTATTCTCCGGCGATTATCGCCGAAAGCACCAAGCAGCTCGTCACCATGAGTGTGGCCGACGCGGTGATGGCGCTTGATATGACAGACGATCGGATCTTGATGTTCCGCAATGCGGGCAACGATGCCCTCAATGTGGTCTATCGCCGCAATGACGGCAATATCGGATGGGTTGACGCTGGCGGCGTTAAATCCTGACCGTTATGGCCGGTACAAAGCAGACCATTGGCAGCGCGGAGTTTGGACTTCGCGCCGCCGGTGGTTTTCGCAGAGCCAACCACGAGGCCCGGAAAGCGGGCTTGAAACGAGGATTTTGATATGGCGCTTGCTGATCTGATTGCGCAGAACTCCGTGCTGCCCGCGCTCAAGGCAAACTCCAAAAAACAGCTGTTGCAGGAATTGGCGGCCAAAGCCTCGGAAGTCACAGGACTTCCCGAGCGCGAGGTGTTTGACGTCATTCTGCAGCGCGAACGTCTCGGTTCCACCGGTGTTGGCAATGGCATTGCCATCCCCCACGGCAAACTGCCGACGCTGGATCATATTGTCGGCGTGTTCGCCCGGCTCGACCAGCCGGTCGATTTCGAATCGCTGGACGACCAGCCGGTTGATCTGGTCTTCCTGCTGCTGGCGCCCGAAGGTGCAGGCGCCGACCACCTCAAGGCACTGTCACGGATCGCCCGGGTGATGCGCGACAGTGACATGGTCGCCAAGCTGCGTGCCACCGACAACGCAGCCTCGCTCTACGCATTCCTGACGGAAGAGCGGGCCTCCAACGCCGCCTGAGCGGGATTCCACTGGTTTTTTCGTGCCGTTGCATCCGGGGCGCCATAGCCCCGGCCGCTGCTGTAGATCAGTGCAGGCTGACGGTTTTCAACTCGTCTTCGGCGGCGCGATAAAACGTGCTCGAACGGTTGTCGGTCAGCAGGATCGGCGTGCCGTCGGCGCCAAACAGCGCCCAGAGTTCAAGTCCCGGGTCAAGCTGCGGGGCTTCGGGGAAGCGGGCCGTAACGTCTTCCGAGTTCATCTTGCGGATGTAGCCGACTTTCCCGGCTCCGAGCAGCGCCAGATCCTGGGCAGATAATTGGGATTTTCCTGATTTGGCAATCATAATAATTTCCTCCTGTTCGTGGCAGGAAATGTCCTGTTGGATCGAACCATGGTGTTCAGTCTCGAACCGAAATGTTAATTTTTCGAACCATGCGTTCCGGCTCGGGGCGGATCAGGTCTACCGACAGCAGGCCGTTCTTGAGCTCTGCGCTGGTCACCTGCATGCCCTCGGCAAGCACGAACATGCGCTGGAACTGCCGTGCGGCAATGCCCCGGTGCAGATATTCGCGCCCATCGGCATCGGATTGGCGTCCGCGAATGACCAGTTGATTTTCTTCGGTGGTGACGTCGAGATCTTCCTCGCGGAAGCCGGCGACAGCCAGCGTGATCCTCAGCCGTTCGACCTTGGTGCCGTCCGAAGAGGCGCGAATTCGTTCGATGTTGTAGGGCGGATAACCCTCTGACCCCTTGGCGATGCGCTCCAGGGTCTTTTCCATTGTATCAAAGCCCAGCAACAGCGGGCTTGAAAAAGGCGTCATGCGTGACATGGCTTGTCCTCGTTCTCAAGCGACAGGCGCCGGACCCGCATTCGGCATCCGGCTTGCCCTCAATATGGGAACTTGATCGCCGCAACGCAAGAACCTACCCACGCGGGGTGCGCGGACCAAGACGACGGCAGCAATTTCGGGCCACCGCCATGCCATATATGAGGAAATAATCAGCATCCCTGGACATTCTGACGGGTCCTTTTGAGTTTGACGTGCTTTATCATCTGGCAAAATCGAATCGCATCACCTCAGGGAGCCGCCATGCCGCCGCGCAAGATCATCATCGACACCGATCCCGGACAGGATGACGCCGCGGCGATCATGCTGGCGCTGGCAAGTCCTGAACTCGAGGTTGTGGGCATTACAGCCGTCGCCGGCAATGTGCCCCTGGCCCGCACCGCGCTTAATGCGCGGATCGTCCTGGAGATCTGCGGCCGCGCCGACATCCCGGTTTTCGCCGGCGCCGAGGCGCCGCTCAAGCGCAAGCTGGTGACCGCTGAGCATGTGCACGGCAAGACCGGGCTTGATGGCGTCGAGCTGTTCGACCCGGCCCAGCCGCTGGCGTCCGGGCATGCAGTTGATTTCATCATCGAAACGCTGCGCACCGAGCCGGAAAAGAGCGTCACCCTCTGCGCGCTGGGGCCGCTCACCAATATTGCCATGGCATTTGCCCGTGCTCCTGACATCGCAGCTCGGCTGCGCCAAATCGTGCTGATGGGTGGCGGTTATTTCGAGGGCGGCAACATCACCCCTTCGGCCGAATTCAACATCTATGTCGACCCCGAAGCCGCTGCTGCCGTCTTTGGCGCCGGCGTGCCGATCACCATGATGCCGCTCGATGTTACCCACAAGGTGCTGACTACCCGGGTGCGGGTTGCCAGGCTCAGGGCCAATGGCAACCGCGCCTCGCGCGCCATGGCCGATATGCTGGAGTTTTACGAGCGCTTCGACGAGCGCAAATATGGCACCGATGGCGGCCCGCTTCATGATCCGACAGTGATTGCCTGGCTGATCGACCCGGAAATGTTTTCAGGCCGCCACTGCAATGTCGAGATCGAGACCGGATCGGACTTGACGCTGGGCGCCACGGTGGTTGATTGGTGGAATGTCACCGACCGACCCGACAATGCTTTTGTGGCTGGCGATGTCGACTCCGATCGCTTTTTCGATCTGCTGATCGAGCGCCTCGCCCGGCTTTAAAGCCGGGCCGTGACGTCGCTTGCCAACGGGATCGACGGCTGCGCGCCGGGCGTCAGGCAAGCCAGCGCGCCAGCTACTGCGGCGCGGCGGATGGCTGCGGCAAAGTCCATGCCGGCGTCGAGCCCTTGCGCCAGGTAGCCGCAGAATGTGTCGCCCGCGCCAACCGTGTCGACCGGCTTGATTTTGAGTGAAGCCACGTGCTCGATTGCGCCGTCTCGGGCCCAGAGGACGCCATCGCCACCCAGCGTGATGATCATGCACTGACCGGTGGCTTTGTGCAGCACCTCAAGTTCCGCTCTTGCTGCATCAAGCATTTCCGCCGGTCGGCCCGATAGCCGGGCAAACTCGGTCTCGTTGGCGATGACAATATCGGCAAGTGGCGCCAGCCGCTCGACCGCGTCGGTCAACGGGGCGATGTTGAGAATGCTCGTGATACCGCCCGCGCGCGCAGCCACCAGCGCCGCTTCTGTTGCCGCTTGAGGGATTTCCATCTGCAGCAGCAGCGTGTCACCCTCTGCCATGCGCGCCACCGCCTGCTCGGCATCCTCTACCGCGACATGGCCGTTAGCGCCGGGGATGATGACGATCATGTTCTCGCCGTCGCCGCCGACCAGGATCATCGCCGTGCCGGTGGGGCCTTCGAGGTGGCGAACTGAACTCAGATCAGCGCCAGCCTCGTCAAGCAAGGCGAGCGCCTCGGCGGCAAAGCCATCATCGCCAACTGCCCCGGTCATCCTGACCTGAGCACCGGCGCGCTGAGCCGCCAGCGCCTGATTGGCACCCTTGCCGCCCTGGGCCGTGGAGAAATCCGTCCCGCTGACGGTTTCCCCCGGTTCGGGCAGACGCGGCGTGGTAGCGATCAGGTCCATGTTGACGGATCCGATGACGGTAATCATGGCAGTCTCCCCGGCTTGGCGACCTTAGCCCGGAAAGGACTGCGCGCCGACATTGGTCAGGACGCTAACGCCGGGCTGCTGGACCAGGCACAAGGTGCTTTCGTGGCCCTGAATGTAGCAGATCATCGGATAATCAGCGGTACGCAAGGTCTCGTAAACGTCTCGTGAGACACCTTCCTCGACATAGAATGGGAATTCACCGGCGTCAGGCATGTCCGCCCCTTCGGGCCATTCCGGCAATCGGCCGGAACTGGAATTGTCGGCGTAATCGCCAAGCCAGTCACCCAGCGCAACACCCATCGAATCCGCGTCCGCAACACCGTCAAATCCAAAAAGATTTGCTGCGGCGTGCGAAGCGCTCCAGACGACGTCGTCAACACCGTTGCGTACCACAAGTTCAATGCTGGCACTTGCGCATGGACCACTGACTTGAGCGGATGCGACAAGGTCGCTCAGCCAGGTCTGCTCCATCGAAACTTCGCATTCTGCGGCCATGGCCGAGGTGGAGGCCGCCAGGGTGAAGCCGAGGACGGCGGCGAGCATCACGCCACCGCTGATCGCACCGGGAAATGTCGGCAGGGCTGCAAGCCGGGCGTGAATGGTCATGATATTCCTCTCGATGCGAACCGCCCGTTTGGACAGCTCATTGGTGTTTTAAATCACACGAGACACAGAGACCGCGCAACGGAAATCTGACATTTCCGGGCAAGCAGAGCGAGAAGGCATCCAGCCACGCTGCGGCATTTAAGCTTTTGAGAGCTATTCATCCTCGTCGACAACGCGGAGTTTTAGCGTCGTGGAGCGGGGTTCGAATTTCGGATTTTGCTGGGTGGTGGGTGCACTTTCCTGGGCCGGACGGGTGGCGGCTGCGGGTTTGGCATCATCGGCAATCTGGGCGAATTCCAGCGCCTCGATCTTGGCGCCGCGCTTGCTGAGCTTGTCCGACGAAGTCAGGATCAGATCTACATCTTTCTGTGCCATGGAAAAATGCGCCTGCAGTTTCCGGGTCCGGTCATCAAGCCGCGACAGGTCCTCCATCAACCGCAGCACTTCACCCTGGATCAGATGCGCCTGTTCGCGCATCCGCGCGTCTTTCAGCAACGCCTGGATCACCTGGATCGACAGCATCAACAGCGACGGCGAGACAATCACCACCCGCGCCCGCTGCGCCTTGTGCACGATGGCCTCGAAATTCTCGTGGATCTCGGCAAAGATCGATTCCGACGGAACGAACAGAAATGCCGTGTCCTGGGTTTCGCCGGCGAGCAGATATTTTTCCGAGATGTCGCGGATATGGACCTCGATATCACGGCGGAAGCGCTGTTGTGCACTCTGGGCGGCCTGCTCGCCGCTGCCCTCTGTTTCCGCCGCGCGCATGGCGTTCCATGCTTCCAGCGGGAATTTGGCGTCGATGACAAGATCCGGCGCATCATTCGGCATGGCGATGGTGCAATCGGGCCGCATGCCATTCGACAGGGTAGGCTGAAAGCTGAACGCGCCCATCGGCAACCCGTCCTGGACGATGGTTTCCATCCGCGACTGCCCGAAGGCGCCACGGGTCTGCTTGTTGGACAGGATCGCCTGAAGCCCCACCACATCGCGCGCCAGCGACTGGATGTTGGCCTGTGCGGTATCAATCACCGCCAGCCGCTCCTGCAATTTGCTCAGGTTTTCGTGGGTGGTGCGGGTCTGATCGGTCAGTGTGGTGCCGATGCGCTGGGTCATGCCATCGAGGCGCTGGCCGATCGACTGGTTGAGTTCGGCCTGGCGTGCGCCGAACAATTCGGCCATCGTCCCCATTCGGCCCTGCATTTCCGATTGTGCCTTGAGGATTTCCGCAAGCCGCGCATCGGCCTGGGCGGTGCGCGCAGCGGCAGCCGCGTCAGCTTGCGCGCGCAGCCGGTTGGCACGGGTAAGCGCCAGTGCGAGCCAGCCAAAAAGCAGCAGCAATGCAACGGCAAGGCCGAGTAGCGCGTGCCCGAGCGTCACTGCGGAGCCGCCAAGGTCAAAAAGCCGGGTCGAAAACACGTCGGTGGAGCTATCCATGACGATGACCTAGCTGATTCTGGCACAAATGTCAGATCAAAACAGGAACAAGCTGATCCGGCGGCAATTCAAACTGCCGTGAGCTGCGATTGACGAGACGGCTGTCAGTGACTATTTCAGCGTCATGACCATCAAGCCGATCATCTATTTGCCCGATCCGATCCTGCGCCAGCAATGCCTGCCGGTGGAACGCGTCGATTCCGAGCTCAAAGGCTTCGTCGAGGATATGCTCGAGACCATGTATGAAGCGCCGGGCATTGGCCTTGCTGCCATCCAGGTCGGGGTGCCGCGGCGGTTGCTGGTAATCGACATCGCGGGCAAGGATGAAGACCCCAATCCGCAGGTGTTCATCAATCCCGAACTTGTCGCCACCGGCGATGACACCAGTGTCTATGAGGAAGGCTGCCTGTCGATCCCGGATTACTACGCCGATGTCGAGCGGCCCGCATCGGTTACCGTCAAACATCTCGACCGCGATGGCAAACTGCAGACGACCGAGGCCGACGGCCTGCTCGCTACCTGCCTGCAGCACGAGATTGATCACCTCAACGGCGTGTTGTTCATCGACCATATTTCCAAGCTTAAGCGCGACATGGTGGTGCGCAAGTTCACCAAGCTCGCCAAAACCCGGGTGACCGCCTGATCTCATTCGGGGGTCGGTTCGGAAACACCCGCGACTTCGACGGGCTTGACCTGAGGCTGGAAAACCCGTTTGAACACGGGCGTTGAACAACGCGATAACCGGACGGGCCAATTGCCGATGCGCATCATTTTCATGGGGACGCCCGCTTACGCCGTACCGACGCTGGAAGCGCTTGCCGCGGCAGGACACGAGATCGTTGCGGTCTATTCGCAGCCGCCCCGCCCGGCTGGCCGCCGCGGCCTTGATGTGTTGCCCTCGCCGGTGCACGCCGCCGCCGAGCGACTTGGCATTCCGGTGTTCACGCCCAAGAGCCTGAAGGGCGAGGCGGAGCAGCAAGCCTTTGATGCGCTTGAAGCTGACGCAGCGGTGGTTGTCGCCTACGGACTGCTCTTGCCCAAAGCCATTCTCGATGCGCCGCGGCTAGGCGCCTGGAACGGCCATGCCTCGCTGTTGCCACGCTGGCGCGGTGCGGCGCCGATCCAGCGCGCCATCATGGCCGGTGACAATGAGACCGGCGTCATGATCATGAAAATGGACGAAGGCCTCGACACCGGCCCGGTGGCGTTGACGCAAACCGTCGCGATTGCCACCGACATGACCACCGGTGAGTTGCACGACCGGCTCTCCGAGATCACCGCGCAACTGATGACCAAGGCAATGCAGAGGCTGGAAGCTGACGAATTGCCTGTAACGCCCCAGGCCGAGACTGACGTCAGTTACGCCGCCAAGATCAAGAAGGCCGAAACGCGGGTCGATTTCAATCGGCCGGCACAGGACGTGCACAACCATGTCCGTGGCCTGGCGCCAACGCCGGGTGCCTGGTTTGAACTCGACGTCGGTGATCGCGCCGAACGGGTCAAACTGCTGGCAACCGAAATCGTCGCCACGTCACCGTCAGGCCCTTCGTCGGCAATTGTGCCGGGAACGGTGGTTGATGACCGGCTGCTGGTCGCCTGCAGCGAGGGCGCCGTGTGGCTGTTGAGCCTGCAGAAGGCCGGCGGCAAGCAGCTTGCGGTCGATGAGTTTTTGCGCGGTACTTCGATTGCGCCCGGCACGATGATCGGCTGATGCGCTACCGGCTCGACATTGAATATGACGGCTCCGGCTATGTCGGCTGGCAGCGCCAGGACGAGCACCCGTCGGTGCAGCAGGCAATTGAAACCGCCATTAAGGGCTTTAGCGGCGAGAGCGTCAGCGTCAAAGGCGCAGGACGTACTGATGCCGGTGTTCACGCACTCGGCCAGGTCGCTCATGTCGACCTCGCCAAACAATGGCCAGCGGACACAGTTCGCGATGCCATCAATGCGCATCTGCAGATGGCCCGCGAGCGCGTCGCCATTCTTGCCGCGAGCCCCGTTGCCGATGGTTTTGATGCCCGTTTTTCGGCCCTGCGCCGGCACTATGTCTACCGCATCCTCTGCCGTCGTGCCCCATTGGTGCTGGAGAAGAACCGTGCTGCCTGGTCAACCAGGCCGCTGGACGTCGCAACCATGCACGAAGCCGCACAACGGCTGGTCGGCAGGCATGATTTCACCACCTTCCGCTCGATCCAGTGTCAGGCCAATTCGCCGGTGCGCACGCTCGACCGGCTCGATGTCGTCTCCGGCGCCGCCGATGGGCTGGTCGAGATTCATGCCACGGCGCGCAGCTTCCTGCACAACCAGATACGTTCCTTTGCCGGGACCTTGCGGCTGGTCGGCGAAGGTAAATGGACGGCCGACGACGTCGAGGCGGCGCTTGCCGCTCGCTCCCGTAAGGCCTGCGGCCCGGTGGCAGCACCCGGCGGGCTGTATTTCAAGCAGGTCGACTACTAGAGAAATCGATGGGCGGATCACATTCGCCCCCAAGCGCACCGGCAACGATGGTGGAAACTCTGTCGTTTCCCGCAGGCCGAATCTGACCGTTCCGGATTAACCCGAAGGTAACCCAAACCACAGAAAACTGGTTACGCCAGAAGCTGCGTCCCGTCGCGGTGTGCATGAAGCCTGTTCTGGACGTCTCTCACATCGGGGACATGACAGTCTGATCACTTCGCATTCAGGATCGCTCATGCTTATTTCGCGCAAATTGCCGCTGGCCGCAGCCGTGATGACAATTGTCTCCATCGGCGTCGCCAGTGTTGCCGCTCTCCAGATCGCCTCCGGTGCGCTTGGCGCCAAGTCGGCAGAGACCCTGGTCGCCATCGCTGACGGCCGTCGAAATCAGGTGCAGACCTATCTGGCCAGTGTCGAGCAGGATTTGCTGGCGACCTCTCAGAACAACCTGCTGCGGATCGCGCTGGAAGGGTTCAAGTTCGACTGGGGGTTCCTTGGCGACGGTGTCACCGCAGAGCTCCAGAAGCGCTATATCACCGACAACCCGAACCCCGCGGGTGAACGCCAGAAGCTCGATACCGCCGCGGTCAGCTCCTATGATCAGACCCACGAACGCTACCATCCCAAATTCCGTGAAATGGCCGAAAGCCGCGGCTGGGAAGATTTCTACATTGTCGACATGAACGGCAACATCATCTACTCGGTCAACAAGAACGATGACTTCGCCACCAACCTGAAATCCGGACCGATGAAGGACACCGGTGCAGGCAAGGTGTTCGCCGACATTGTCGAAGCCAACCAGCCCGACAAGACTATCTTTGCCGACTATGCGCCCTATGCGGCTGCCAAAGGCGGATCAGCGGCCTTCATGGGCCACGCGCTGAAATCAGAAATGGGCATCGTCGGCGTCGTCATGATCCGCATGCCCACCGGTAAGATTGCCGAGATCATGGCCAACAACACCGGCTTGGGCGAGACCGGCGAAACCGTGCTGCTCAACGCCGATGGCTTCCTGCTCACCGATTCCGCCAAGACCGAAGAAAACGATGCGCTTACAGCCAAAGTGGCTCCCGACCTGGTTGCTGGCATGAACGGCGCCGAAGTGATTTCGGGCACCTATGACGGCTATCGTGGCATCGATGCCGATATCGCTCTCGCCCAGGTCGATTTCGAGGGTTCCGACTGGGTGGTGGCGACTGTGGTCGACAGCGCCGAATCAGGTGCTGCGGTGGTGACCATGCGCAATACCATTCTGGCGCTCTCGCTGGCCTTGCTGATCGCTGCATTGGCACTTTCGGTCTGGTTCTCGCGCACCCTGACCCGGCCGATCGACCAGATCGTCGCTGCCATGCGCCGGCTCGCCGAGGGGGATACTTCAATCGAGATTTCCGGCGAACAGCGCAATGATGAAATCGGCGAAATGGCGCGCTCGGTTGCTGTGTTCCGCGATGCGGCCATCGAAAAGGTCAGCCTCGAAGCCCAGGCAGATGAAAGCCGTGTGCTCAGCGAGCGCGAACGCCACGAGCGCGAACAGGCAAAGGCCGAGGAAAGCCAGCAGATGCAGCAGGCTGTCGATGCCTTGGCCGGTGGTCTGCACCGCCTGTCGGAAGGCGACTTGTCGGTCCGCCTGCAGACCCCGTTCATGCAGAGCCTCGACCGTTTGCGGCTCGATTTCAATGCCTCGGTGGAAAAGCTCAACACCACGCTTTCGGAAGTCAGTGACAATATTCTCGAGATCAATGGCGACACCGGCGAATTGCGGGCGGCAGCTGATGACCTGTCGCGCCGCACAGAACAGCAGGCAGCTTCGCTGGAGCAGACCTCCGCGGCGCTCGACGAAATCACCGCCACCGTCAAGAGCTCGTCGGTGCGCGCCGACGAGGCCACCGACAAGGTCAGCCAGGCCAAGCAGTCTACCGACCAGTCGAGCAAGGTCGTGGCCGATGCTGTCGATGCCATGGGCCGTATCGAGGTAGCTTCCGGTGAAATCTCGAAGATCATCAGCGTCATCGACGAGATCGCCTTCCAGACCAACCTGCTGGCGCTTAATGCCGGAGTCGAGGCGGCTCGTGCCGGTGAAGCTGGCAAGGGCTTTGCTGTCGTCGCCCAGGAAGTGCGCGAACTGGCCCAGCGCTCGGCGACGGCCGCCAAGGACATCAAGAACCTGATCAGCAAGTCCGGCGAAGAGGTGACCACAGGCGTGTCTCTGGTCCGCCAGACCGGTGAGGCGCTGGCCCAGATCGCCCAGCATGTCAGCGATATCAACGCACAGATCAATTCGATCGCCACGGCAGCGCGCGAACAGTCGACCGGACTGACGGAAATCAACTCGGCGGTCAACCAGATGGATCAGGTCACGCAGCAGAACGCGGCCATGGTGGAACAGACCACGGCCGTCACGCACCGGCTTTCGAGCGGGGCTGCGGCGCTGGATGGTCTGGTCCGCCAGTTCACACTTTCCGGTTCAACTGCTGGCAACGGGGCCGGAGACATGGTCGACGCTGCCGTCGCGCCTGCCAGACAAGCGCCCCGGAAACTGGGTGCAGCCGATACGCAATCACGTCCGGTTCAATCGCCGGTCCGAACAATGGTCAATTCGGTCGCCCGCGCCTTCGGGTCCGGTTCGGCCGCCAAGGCAACTGCAGCGTCACAAGACGACTGGGAGGAATTTTGATGCACGATAATCAGAACAACGCCACCGAATCTGACAGTTTGAGAATCATCTCGTTTCATCTCGGCGCGCAAGTTTTCTGCGTCAACATCATGTCGGTTCGCGAGATCCGCGGCTGGGCCCCTGCGACAACCTTGCCGCATACCCCGCCGCATGTGTTGGGCGTCATCAACCTGCGCGGTTCGGTGATTCCGGTGATCGACATGGCGATCCGCCTCGGCCTGCCGCCGATCAAGCCGACCGAACGTTCGGCGATTATCGTCACAGCCATTGCCGGCAAGCTGGTCGGTCTGCTGGTCGAAAATGTGTCCGACATGATCACTGTCAGCACGGCGGAATTGCAACCGGCGCCCGATGTGCTGCCGGCAGCCGAGCGTGCGCTGACCAAGGCTATCATTCCAGTCGACACGCAGATGATCTGCTATCTTGATCTCGACGCTTTGTTCTCCGTTACCGAGGAAATGGCGGCCTGACCGGGCCCAGCCTGCATCCGGCCGCGGGAAACCGGGCCGCTCTAACCACCCAACGCGGTGAATGCCAATTCGGAAATGGTCAATCCGGTCATCACCATCATCAGGGTGATGAACACCGAGATCAGCACCTCGCCTTCAAGGCAGCCCCGTATCACCCGGAAATAGAGCCCGATCACCGCCATATAGGCAATCAGCGACAGCGTTGCGCTGAGCACATCGGGAACCGGCGCGAGATAGCGCAGTGCGGCCGGGAAAAAGCCAACATAGACGGAAAACAACCCGTACCAATTGCTGACCACGACCAGCCGCGCAAACTTGTCGCCAAGTCCGAATAGTTGCGACACCGCCAGCAGCAGGATCGACGGGATCAGCCACGCCGCCAGATCGAAGCCGCCCGAAACCAGAAAGAAGCCCAGCGTCTCGGCGGCGCCGTCAGGTCGGGTCTCGGGCACAGCGCGCCACACGCCTGTCCACAGGAAGCATTGTACCGGCCAGGTCCACACGAAGGCGCCGAACGAGCGCCAGAAACCGACAGGCGTGGTGTCGAACAGCTTCAGGCCTTCCGGGCGCTTTAGCATCAGGTAGAACAGCCCGGCCAGTGCCTGGCCAGCTTCATGTCGTGACGGGATCAGCGCCCAGGTCAAGTTCAGCCCGTCCTGACGCTGTCGAACCAGCGCTCGAGAAACACCTCATAGATCGTCGTCAGTCCTTCGAGATCTGTCAGCGCGACCCGTTCATCGACCATGTGCATGGTTTTGCCAACCAGCCCGAATTCGACCACCGGACAATAGTTCTTGATGAAACGCGCGTC
This DNA window, taken from Hoeflea algicola, encodes the following:
- the ptsN gene encoding PTS IIA-like nitrogen regulatory protein PtsN, with the translated sequence MALADLIAQNSVLPALKANSKKQLLQELAAKASEVTGLPEREVFDVILQRERLGSTGVGNGIAIPHGKLPTLDHIVGVFARLDQPVDFESLDDQPVDLVFLLLAPEGAGADHLKALSRIARVMRDSDMVAKLRATDNAASLYAFLTEERASNAA
- a CDS encoding DNA recombination protein RmuC, with translation MDSSTDVFSTRLFDLGGSAVTLGHALLGLAVALLLLFGWLALALTRANRLRAQADAAAAARTAQADARLAEILKAQSEMQGRMGTMAELFGARQAELNQSIGQRLDGMTQRIGTTLTDQTRTTHENLSKLQERLAVIDTAQANIQSLARDVVGLQAILSNKQTRGAFGQSRMETIVQDGLPMGAFSFQPTLSNGMRPDCTIAMPNDAPDLVIDAKFPLEAWNAMRAAETEGSGEQAAQSAQQRFRRDIEVHIRDISEKYLLAGETQDTAFLFVPSESIFAEIHENFEAIVHKAQRARVVIVSPSLLMLSIQVIQALLKDARMREQAHLIQGEVLRLMEDLSRLDDRTRKLQAHFSMAQKDVDLILTSSDKLSKRGAKIEALEFAQIADDAKPAAATRPAQESAPTTQQNPKFEPRSTTLKLRVVDEDE
- a CDS encoding ribokinase, with protein sequence MITVIGSVNMDLIATTPRLPEPGETVSGTDFSTAQGGKGANQALAAQRAGAQVRMTGAVGDDGFAAEALALLDEAGADLSSVRHLEGPTGTAMILVGGDGENMIVIIPGANGHVAVEDAEQAVARMAEGDTLLLQMEIPQAATEAALVAARAGGITSILNIAPLTDAVERLAPLADIVIANETEFARLSGRPAEMLDAARAELEVLHKATGQCMIITLGGDGVLWARDGAIEHVASLKIKPVDTVGAGDTFCGYLAQGLDAGMDFAAAIRRAAVAGALACLTPGAQPSIPLASDVTARL
- the def gene encoding peptide deformylase produces the protein MTIKPIIYLPDPILRQQCLPVERVDSELKGFVEDMLETMYEAPGIGLAAIQVGVPRRLLVIDIAGKDEDPNPQVFINPELVATGDDTSVYEEGCLSIPDYYADVERPASVTVKHLDRDGKLQTTEADGLLATCLQHEIDHLNGVLFIDHISKLKRDMVVRKFTKLAKTRVTA
- a CDS encoding Hsp20 family protein, giving the protein MSRMTPFSSPLLLGFDTMEKTLERIAKGSEGYPPYNIERIRASSDGTKVERLRITLAVAGFREEDLDVTTEENQLVIRGRQSDADGREYLHRGIAARQFQRMFVLAEGMQVTSAELKNGLLSVDLIRPEPERMVRKINISVRD
- the truA gene encoding tRNA pseudouridine(38-40) synthase TruA, producing MMRYRLDIEYDGSGYVGWQRQDEHPSVQQAIETAIKGFSGESVSVKGAGRTDAGVHALGQVAHVDLAKQWPADTVRDAINAHLQMARERVAILAASPVADGFDARFSALRRHYVYRILCRRAPLVLEKNRAAWSTRPLDVATMHEAAQRLVGRHDFTTFRSIQCQANSPVRTLDRLDVVSGAADGLVEIHATARSFLHNQIRSFAGTLRLVGEGKWTADDVEAALAARSRKACGPVAAPGGLYFKQVDY
- a CDS encoding nucleoside hydrolase — its product is MPPRKIIIDTDPGQDDAAAIMLALASPELEVVGITAVAGNVPLARTALNARIVLEICGRADIPVFAGAEAPLKRKLVTAEHVHGKTGLDGVELFDPAQPLASGHAVDFIIETLRTEPEKSVTLCALGPLTNIAMAFARAPDIAARLRQIVLMGGGYFEGGNITPSAEFNIYVDPEAAAAVFGAGVPITMMPLDVTHKVLTTRVRVARLRANGNRASRAMADMLEFYERFDERKYGTDGGPLHDPTVIAWLIDPEMFSGRHCNVEIETGSDLTLGATVVDWWNVTDRPDNAFVAGDVDSDRFFDLLIERLARL
- the fmt gene encoding methionyl-tRNA formyltransferase, yielding MRIIFMGTPAYAVPTLEALAAAGHEIVAVYSQPPRPAGRRGLDVLPSPVHAAAERLGIPVFTPKSLKGEAEQQAFDALEADAAVVVAYGLLLPKAILDAPRLGAWNGHASLLPRWRGAAPIQRAIMAGDNETGVMIMKMDEGLDTGPVALTQTVAIATDMTTGELHDRLSEITAQLMTKAMQRLEADELPVTPQAETDVSYAAKIKKAETRVDFNRPAQDVHNHVRGLAPTPGAWFELDVGDRAERVKLLATEIVATSPSGPSSAIVPGTVVDDRLLVACSEGAVWLLSLQKAGGKQLAVDEFLRGTSIAPGTMIG
- a CDS encoding DUF1150 family protein, which produces MIAKSGKSQLSAQDLALLGAGKVGYIRKMNSEDVTARFPEAPQLDPGLELWALFGADGTPILLTDNRSSTFYRAAEDELKTVSLH
- the hpf gene encoding ribosome hibernation-promoting factor, HPF/YfiA family, with the protein product MNVRVSGKHMEIGESFRTRIEDHVTGAVRKYYDGGFSSHVTVEKSGSRFQADCKIHLDTGVVLHATGEAQDPQPAFDAAAERVEKRLRRYKRRLKDHYANAQQNQTQLHYAVVDSSGDDAEEVPEDYSPAIIAESTKQLVTMSVADAVMALDMTDDRILMFRNAGNDALNVVYRRNDGNIGWVDAGGVKS